A region of Drosophila suzukii chromosome 2L, CBGP_Dsuzu_IsoJpt1.0, whole genome shotgun sequence DNA encodes the following proteins:
- the LOC108011957 gene encoding clumping factor A: MDTKSNDDSAGSDSLDKSMQIKCVMVETTTGDGDSNADAMPSPGDLDNCSRDSAAESMGKGSESVSGPEAGAGKQADHKTEAAAGTRGEGDSPQSSQSPPEHPANSSPTSSCTAFETKVKLISQNLKETTLAESSGASVSASTSASSSSSLLESQTPNNSTTDIDSASSVRVKKVRFHPDVKENDGGNWVKKKRRSTQTKRASSPSGANCDGMEMDGEAEEEYEANDDEEEEPEEEFDLAKTIAEAEDYLKQHPLTFVQRVEQNGERLQDGLLSIEDMLNEVGEEVVTEYNDEDFFRRIKPENGIERILGKETKAGKVEFLLRYENQGGLFWESEEFIKRTCPSLLKAYEKNRERRQQRLMHHVAKRQSLRQRYTDF; the protein is encoded by the exons ATGGATACCAAGTCCAACGATGACTCGGCTGGCAGTGACTCGCTGGACAAATCTATGCAAATCAAGTGTGTGATGGTTGAGACGACGACGGGCGACGGAGACTCCAATGCGGACGCAATGCCCTCACCCGGGGATCTGGACAACTGCAGCAGGGATTCCGCTGCGGAATCGATGGGCAAGGGGTCGGAATCGGTATCGGGACCAGAGGCGGGAGCTGGGAAGCAGGCGGATCACAAGACTGAAGCTGCGGCGGGGACGCGGGGCGAGGGCGACAGTCCGCAGAGCAGCCAATCCCCACCAGAACATCCGGCCAACAGCTCGCCCACATCCTCCTGCACTGCCTTCGAGACGAAAGTCAAGCTAATCTCACAGAACCTCAAGGAAACCACGCTGGCCGAGAGTTCCGGCGCATCAGTATCGGCATCCACGTCCGcctccagcagcagcagtctTCTGGAGTCGCAGACGCCCAACAATTCCACCACAGACATCGACTCCGCGTCGTCGGTCCGCGTTAAGAAGGTGCGCTTCCATCCGGACGTCAAGGAAAACGACGGCGGAAACTGGGTCAAGAAAAAGCGACGCTCCACGCAGACGAAACGGGCCTCCTCGCCCAGCGGAGCCAACTGTGATGGCATGGAGATGGACGGCGAGGCCGAGGAAGAGTACGAGGCCAATgacgacgaggaggaggagccgGAGGAGGAGTTCGACCTGGCCAAGACAATCGCCGAAGCGGAGGACTACCTCAAGCAGCATCCGCTGACGTTTGTGCAGCGCGTCGAGCAGAACGGTGAGCGGCTGCAGGACGGACTGCTCAGCATCGAGGATATGCTAAACGAAGTCGGCGAGGAGGTGGTCACCGAGTACAACGACGAGGACTTCTTCAGACGCATCAAGCCGGAGAACGGCATTGAACGCATTCTGGGCAAGGAGACCAAGGCGGGCAAG GTTGAATTCCTCTTGCGCTATGAGAACCAGGGCGGTCTTTTTTGGGAATCGGAGGAGTTCATTAAGCGTACATGTCCCTCTCTCCTCAAGGCCTACGAAAAGAATCGCGAACGACGTCAGCAACGTTTG ATGCACCATGTTGCCAAACGACAGAGCCTGCGACAGCGATACACGGATTTCTAG
- the Ube4B gene encoding ubiquitin conjugation factor E4 B, giving the protein MPEEEPPQKPMEEEEDEEHDQDLDPDQEQDQQPQLPQGEVPSQQQQPEEHTPDEQPQQPAEIVVVAELSAEEMRARRLRTLAARSGMQSALTPLAPTPDKAPRKQTNVSGESRLVREATPSDKEVSLPTPTPTPIPAPAWSELSGKPDMDVEMKSVASTPVQDVEMTPALSLPVTEATKRSVLQSCQISADNHELAIESMGSPTKSANEQNEQLLSRLLNATWNEYGSGSIICAQSASFLEQQPSRRFDFECIVSNVLMEAALKIFNDELNEGEGGSALTDDKEFSSAKKIKSDDTEVQEILANAVAPGGTTTTEETAASGAPGPMETTSSEAGGACVAPPVLSIVTTTKHHVLLYLFRCYQNYQTECSRKTAVTQPALQLAFEQVMRMTVLVLTDRIHQNLNGHMDQSALLELMYTDKVSESFLIDLVAHTHQERDAFDAIFSQVLRGLFAGMQRNICTSKISVQQIEWLAKLVVIKVGNVRPIADLVSRQPNFLPPICTKISGREIVKCSFLGPFLSVSLFAEENVKFAEFSTKNKLEDAASSRLRWELHSMRTHMHVVFHSLCVNASSRPKTLEYISKILRHNDRRVQFASDEKLLARDGFVINLMSVLQQLSVKIKLDRIEPNFHYYKNSLVNIEQDTKIRYSEEEYRNFLSRDFSQPVENANFQTQCWFLTLQAHHLGYLPAIQRYRQKVRAIKELQKLIDELDRTKPHWVNSRYANRNNQFKERWEKQLRKLNRSKTCSEITLLDPALLQRCTEFYSTVCEFMLYQFEGRPIEGPFISKLPVQQLKPTDAFSALPEWYIDDIAEFILFTMQHANVDIRQGIDHSIITWLLTCVCASHLIKNPYVTAKLVEVMFVFSLKPANSVNTAMWNHELAQNALVSALMRFYVDVETTGQSTEFYDKFTIRYHISHLFKSMWENPIHRQAVICESRVGNQFVKFVNMLMNDTTFLLDECLENLKRIHQTQQLLSDKANLSKMSAEQQQSRLTQLATDERQCRSYLTLARETVDLFHYLTSDIKEPFMRAELVDRLSSMLNFNLKQLAGPKCNDLKVKNPAKYGWEPRSLLAQIFDIYLHLDCDRFAEALAADERSFDVQICNEAASRIKRLSLRSAVEVERFKALTQRAHEIYVTNQQTEDECADAPDEFKDPLMDTLMSDPVVLPSGTVMDRAIITRHLLNSCTDPFNRQPLTEDMLVPNIELKQRIDAWRKEQRGKRNNS; this is encoded by the exons ATGCCGGAAGAAGAGCCACCACAAAAGCCcatggaggaggaggaggatgaggAGCACGATCAGGACCTCGACCCAGATCAGGAGCAGGATCAGCAGCCCCAGCTTCCGCAGGGTGAGGTACCAAGTCAGCAGCAACAGCCGGAGGAGCACACACCCGATGAGCAGCCACAACAGCCGGCGGAGATAGTTGTGGTCGCCGAATTATCCGCCGAAGAG ATGCGCGCCCGTCGTCTTCGCACTTTGGCTGCCCGAAGTGGCATGCAGAGCGCCCTGACGCCCTTAGCTCCCACCCCTGACAAGGCGCCGCGGAAGCAGACCAATGTCTCCGGCGAATCTCGACTGGTGCGTGAGGCCACGCCCAGTGACAAGGAGGTGTCCCTGCCCACGCCCACTCCCACACCCATTCCCGCGCCCGCCTGGTCGGAGCTTAGCGGCAAACCGGACATGGATGTGGAGATGAAGTCGGTGGCCTCGACTCCAGTGCAAGATGTGGAAATGACTCCAGCCCTCAGCCTGCCAGTCACCGAGGCCACCAAGAGAAGTGTGCTGCAAAGCTGCCAGATCTCCGCTGATAATCATGAATTGGCCATCGAGTCGATGGGTAGCCCAACCAAGAGTGCGAATGAGCAGAACGAGCAGCTGCTCTCCCGCCTGCTAAATGCCACCTGGAATGAGTACGGCAGTGGCTCTATAATATGCGCCCAGAGCGCCAGCTTCCTGGAGCAGCAACCCAGTCGCAGATTCGACTTCGAGTGCATTGTTTCCAATGTGCTCATGGAGGCGGCCCTCAAGATATTCAACGATGAACTAAATGAAGGAGAGGGCGGTTCCGCTCTTACAGACGATAAGGAATTTTCCTCcgctaaaaaaataaaatcagatGATACGGAGGTGCAGGAGATTCTGGCCAATGCTGTAGCCCCTGGTGGAACAACCACCACCGAAGAAACCGCGGCAAGCGGAGCCCCTGGTCCAATGGAAACGACGAGTAGCGAGGCTGGAGGTGCCTGCGTGGCTCCACCGGTTCTTAGCATCGTAACCACCACCAAGCATCACGTGCTGCTCTACCTATTCCGTTGCTACCAGAACTATCAGACGGAATGCTCCCGAAAGACGGCCGTCACCCAGCCAGCCTTGCAGCTGGCCTTCGAGCAGGTGATGCGGATGACCGTCCTGGTGCTCACTGATCGCATTCATCAGAATCTCAACGGCCACATGGATCAGTCGGCTCTACTGGAGCTGATGTACACGGACAAGGTGAGCGAGTCTTTCCTCATTGACTTGGTAGCCCACACGCACCAGGAGCGCGATGCATTCGACGCAATTTTCAGCCAGGTGCTTCGAGGCCTCTTCGCCGGAATGCAGCGCAACATTTGCACTTCCAAGATCAGTGTACAGCAGATCGAGTGGCTGGCCAAACTAGTAGTCATTAAGGTTGGCAATGTTCGACCCATTGCTGATCTCGTGTCCAGGCAACCAAACTTCCTGCCGCCCATCTGCACAAAGATCTCAGGGCGGGAAATAGTAAAATGCAGCTTCCTGGGACCCTTCCTTTCCGTTTCGCTTTTCGCAGAGGAGAACGTAAAGTTTGCTGAGTTTAGCACTAAGAATAAGCTTGAAGATGCTGCTAGCTCTCGGCTGCGATGG GAGCTGCACTCCATGCGCACCCACATGCATGTTGTGTTCCATTCGCTGTGTGTAAATGCAAGCAGTCGTCCGAAGACGCTGGAGTACATCTCCAAAATCCTTCGCCACAATGACCGCCGCGTGCAGTTTGCCAGTGATGAAAAGCTGTTGGCCAGGGACGGATTCGTCATCAACCTGATGAGCGTGCTGCAGCAGCTGTCGGTCAAGATCAAGCTTGACCGCATTGAGCCGAACTTCCACTACTACAAGAACTCCCTTGTCAACATTGAGCAGGACACGAAGATTCGGTATAGCGAGGAGGAGTACCGCAACTTCCTGTCCCGTGATTTTAGCCAGCCCGTGGAGAACGCCAACTTCCAGACGCAATGCTGGTTCCTTACTTTGCAAGCCCACCACTTGGGCTACCTGCCCGCCATCCAGCGTTACCGGCAAAAGGTGCGCGCCATTAAGGAGCTGCAGAAGCTTATCGACGAGCTGGACCGAACCAAGCCCCATTGGGTCAACTCCCGCTACGCTAACCGTAATAATCAGTTTAAGGAACGCTGGGAGAAGCAGCTGCGCAAGCTAAATCG CTCGAAAACCTGCAGCGAGATCACGCTCTTGGACCCCGCCCTGCTCCAGCGATGCACGGAATTCTATTCTACTGTCTGCGAATTCATGCTGTACCAGTTCGAGGGACGCCCAATTGAGGGACCCTTTATATCCAAGCTGCCTGTGCAGCAGCTGAAGCCAACGGATGCATTTTCCGCACTGCCCGAGTGGTATATTGACGACATCGCCGAGTTTATCCTGTTCACCATGCAGCACGCAAACGTGGACATCCGTCAGGGCATCGACCACTCGATCATTACCTGGCTGCTGACCTGCGTCTGCGCCTCACACCTCATAAAGAATCCATATGTGACTGCCAAGCTAGTTGAGGTGATGTTTGTGTTCTCACTTAAGCCAGCAAACTCGGTCAACACAGCG ATGTGGAACCACGAGCTGGCCCAGAACGCCCTGGTCAGCGCCCTGATGAGATTCTATGTGGATGTAGAGACAACGGGCCAAAGCACTGAGTTTTACGATAAGTTTACCATAAG ATATCATATTAGCCATCTGTTCAAATCTATGTGGGAGAATCCCATTCACCGGCAGGCCGTCATTTGTGAATCCCGGGTGGGCAATCAATTTGTGAAGTTTGTCAACATGTTGATGAACGATACAACTTTTTTGCTGGATGAGTGTTTGGAGAACCTGAAACGCATCCATCAGACGCAGCAGCTGCTATCGGATAAGGCAAACCTCAGCAAGATGAGCGCAGAACAGCAACAGAGCCGACTCACCCAGCTGGCGACGGACGAGCGCCAGTGTCGCTCTTACTTGACACTGGCTCGGGAGACAGTCGACCTGTTTCATTATCTGACA AGCGACATTAAGGAGCCATTCATGCGCGCCGAGCTTGTGGATCGGCTAAGTTCCATGCTAAACTTTAATCTGAAGCAGCTGGCCGGGCCCAAGTGCAACGACCTCAAGGTTAAGAACCCGGCCAAGTATGGCTGGGAGCCACGCAGTCTGCTGGCCCAGATCTTCGACATATATCTCCACCTGGACTGTGATAGATTCGCTGAGGCCCTGGCTGCTGATGAGCGTTCCTTTGACGTGCAAATTTGCAATGAGGCAGCATCGAGGATCAAACGCCTGTCCCTCCGATCGGCGGTTGAGGTCGAACGTTTCAAAGCGCTAACACAGCGAGCTCACGAAATCTATG TTACCAACCAACAGACTGAAGATGAATGCGCAGATGCGCCCGATGAGTTCAAGGATCCGCTGATGGACACCCTCATGTCTGACCCAGTGGTGCTTCCCTCTGGCACAGTGATGGACCGGGCGATCATCACCCGGCACCTGCTCAACAGCTGCACCGACCCGTTCAACCGACAGCCCCTCACCGAGGACATGCTGGTGCCCAACATAGAGCTGAAGCAGCGCATCGATGCCTGGCGCAAGGAGCAGCGCGGCAAGCGGAACAACAGCTAA